DNA sequence from the Buchnera aphidicola (Cinara kochiana kochiana) genome:
TATAATATTGATGATATTATAATTAATAAATATAAATATTTATTTATATATCTAATCACTCAATAATCATATTATTTATTATTACATATATTGTACAATAATATACTAAAATAAAATACTATATATAAAGATTTTTATATTTAAATAACTATATGTAAAAATAATTACTTATATATATATCAGAAGTAATTATTTTGTCTATAAAAAATTTAAAAAATATTATATAAATTTAATTATATTGCCAATATTTTAATTAAATATATATGAAAATATTATATCATTTATATATATCTATTATTTATAGTAATACCTAAAAAGATATATACACAGATAAATTAAAAATTTATCTTTATTGACTATTTACAATTTATATTAATATAATAATCATCAATTCATATATTATTCATAATATTATAGTTAATAATTTTTATTTTTAGTTAATTTTAAAAACATAAATTCATGTACATATATTAATATATCTAATTTAAATGATGTTAAAATATATAAAACAATAATAAGTATTATAATTACAAATAAAATATATAAATATCAAATATTATATAAATTATATTTATATATGGGGCTTAAATTACATATACAAATTAATATATTTAAATATATTACATATTAAATATTTAAAATACAATCACGTACTATTTTAAATACACTAATGATATCTATCGTTTTAAATAGATACCATTATATTACAACATATTAATAATATACAAATAAATGTAAAAAAATATTTTTTTAATAACCACTTAAAAAATAAAATACTAGCTATTGCAATAAAATAATTTATATAAATCACATATAAAATATAAAAATTAATAATTTAAATTTTTGTACATAATAAAAATTATTTTTATCGTAAATTCCATCCTTCCGGTTCACGAACTGTTTTTCTAGACATTAAATCATCAATTTGTAATAAATTAATAGTTTCATATTTTATTAAAGCATCCTTCATTGCATGTAAAATATCAATATTTTCATTTAAAATTTTTTTTGCACGTTGACAATTTATTTCAATTATTGATTTTACTTCTTCATCAATAATCTGAATAGTTTTATCAGAAAAGCGTTTTAATTGAGATCCAGATTTTTCTAAAAAAAATTCTTTATCTTCATTCATATATAATATCGGACCTAATTTATCCGAAAAACCCCACTGAGTTACCATTTTTCTAGCTAAATCAGTAGCTATTCTAATATCGTTAGACGCACCAGTTGATACTTTATCTGATCCATAAATAATTTCTTCTGCTAAACGTCCTCCATATAATGTAGCAATCTGGCCTTCTAACTTCTGACGATGTGTAACTAATACATCAATATCATTTGTTGGCAAAAATAACGTAATACCTAAAGCTTGTCCTCGAGGAATAATTGTAACTTTATGTAACGGATCATGACTGGGAACTAGTCTTCCAACAATTGCGTGCCCAGATTCATGATAAGCGGTAGATTCTTTTTGATGTTCAGTCATAACAATAGATCGTCTTTCAGATCCCATGATTATCTTATCTTTCGATATTTCAAATTCTAACATAGTAATTGCTATTTTATGACAGCGAGCTGCTAATAAAGCTGATTCATTTACTAAATTAGCTAAATCAGCTCCAGAAAATCCAGGAGTACTTCTAGCAATTACTATCGGTATTACATCATTGGCAACAGAAACTTTACGCATATGAATTTTTAAAATTTCTTCTCGGCCAAGCAGATCTGGCAATGATACTACTACTTGACGATCAAATCTACCAGGCCTTAATAAAGCTGGATCTAGTACATCCGGTCGATTTGTTGCTGCAATTAAAATAATTCCTGTATTAACTTTAAATCCATCCATTTCAACTAATATTTGATTTAAAGTTTGTTCACGTTCATCATGATTGTTTCCTACACTTGTACCTCTCTGTTTACCAACAGCATCAATTTCATCAATAAAAATTATACAAGGAGCATATCTTCTTGCATTTTCAAACATATCACGTACTCGAGAAGCTCCGACTCCTACAAACATTTCTACAAAATCAGATCCTGAAATTGTAAAAAAGGGAACATTAGCTTCACCTGCAATTGCTTTAGCTAATAAAGTTTTTCCGGTACCCGGAGGACCAACCATCAATATGCCTTTAGGTATTTTTCCTCCTAATTTTTGAAATCTTCCCGGCTCCTTTAAATATTCAACTATTTCAGACACATCTT
Encoded proteins:
- the ftsH gene encoding ATP-dependent zinc metalloprotease FtsH; translated protein: MVKNLICCFFVSIISILLFHHLNIYSINNSRVNYSTFLSDVNNDNIIKIQINDKKVEVTKKDMTKYITYIPFHDPQLLHSLLEKNVIIAGPVPQASNFLISTLSSIFPGFLSTIMWFFLTKIISNSNGQGALFFGKSKAKMLSNSKINITFSDIAGCKEAKEDVSEIVEYLKEPGRFQKLGGKIPKGILMVGPPGTGKTLLAKAIAGEANVPFFTISGSDFVEMFVGVGASRVRDMFENARRYAPCIIFIDEIDAVGKQRGTSVGNNHDEREQTLNQILVEMDGFKVNTGIILIAATNRPDVLDPALLRPGRFDRQVVVSLPDLLGREEILKIHMRKVSVANDVIPIVIARSTPGFSGADLANLVNESALLAARCHKIAITMLEFEISKDKIIMGSERRSIVMTEHQKESTAYHESGHAIVGRLVPSHDPLHKVTIIPRGQALGITLFLPTNDIDVLVTHRQKLEGQIATLYGGRLAEEIIYGSDKVSTGASNDIRIATDLARKMVTQWGFSDKLGPILYMNEDKEFFLEKSGSQLKRFSDKTIQIIDEEVKSIIEINCQRAKKILNENIDILHAMKDALIKYETINLLQIDDLMSRKTVREPEGWNLR